From a region of the Saccharomyces paradoxus chromosome IV, complete sequence genome:
- the THI13 gene encoding 4-amino-5-hydroxymethyl-2-methylpyrimidine phosphate synthase (Protein involved in synthesis of the thiamine precursor HMP~similar to YJR156C) produces the protein MSTDKITFLLNWQPTPYHIPIFLAQTKGYFKEQGLDMAILEPTNPSDVTELIGSGKVDMGLKAMIHTLAAKARGFPVTSVASLLDEPFTGVLYLKGSGITEDFQSLKGKKIGYVGEFGKIQIDELTKHYGMKPEDYTAVRCGMNVAKYIIEGKIDAGIGIECMQQVELEEYLAKQGRPASDAKMLRIDKLACLGCCCFCTVLYICNDEFLKKNPEKVRKFLNAIKKATDYVLADPVKAWKEYIDFKPQLNNDLSYKQYQRCYAYFSSSLYNVHRDWKKVTGYGKRLAILPPDYVSNYTNEYLSWPEPEEVSDPLEAQRLMAIHQEKCRKEGTFKRLALPA, from the coding sequence ATGTCTACCGATAAGATTACATTTTTGTTGAACTGGCAACCAACCCCATACCACATTCCAATTTTCTTGGCTCAAACCAAAGGTTACTTCAAGGAACAAGGCCTAGACATGGCTATCCTAGAGCCAACCAATCCTTCAGATGTCACGGAGTTGATTGGATCTGGAAAGGTCGACATGGGTTTGAAAGCCATGATCCACACTTTGGCTGCTAAGGCCCGTGGTTTCCCAGTCACCTCTGTTGCCTCTTTGTTGGACGAACCATTCACTGGTGTCTTGTACCTAAAAGGTAGTGGTATTACTGAAGACTTCCAATCCCTAAAGGGCAAGAAGATCGGTTACGTTGGTGAATTTGGTAAGATTCAAATCGATGAATTAACTAAGCACTACGGTATGAAGCCAGAAGACTACACCGCAGTCAGATGTGGTATGAATGTTGCCAAGTACATCATCGAAGGTAAGATCGATGCTGGTATCGGTATCGAATGTATGCAACAAGttgaattggaagaatacTTGGCTAAGCAAGGGAGACCAGCTTCCGATGCCAAGATGTTGAGAATTGACAAGCTGGCTTGTTTGGGTTGCTGTTGTTTCTGCACCGTCCTTTACATCTGTAAcgatgaatttttgaagaagaacccTGAAAAAGTCAGAAAGTTCTTGAATGCTATCAAGAAAGCTACCGACTACGTTTTAGCAGACCCTGTCAAGGCTTGGAAAGAATACATTGACTTCAAGCCTCAATTGAACAACGATCTATCCTACAAGCAGTACCAAAGATGTTACGCTTACttctcttcatctttgTACAATGTTCATCGTGACTGGAAGAAAGTTACCGGCTACGGCAAGAGATTGGCCATTTTGCCACCAGACTACGTCTCCAACTACACTAATGAATACTTGTCCTGGCCAGAACCAGAAGAAGTTTCCGATCCTTTGGAAGCTCAAAGATTGATGGCTattcatcaagaaaaatgtagAAAGGAAGGCACTTTCAAGAGATTGGCTCTTCCAGCTTAA